In Bacteroidota bacterium, one DNA window encodes the following:
- the yidC gene encoding membrane protein insertase YidC has product MDKNSITGIVIICAIMFAWMWYSAPSKEQLEKQKKTKDSLELVEKQKVVKDTVSRQLLVDSSITNTKQPTTNNGQPTTSDSAKTVALNNKYDVFASAATDSNQFFTIENELLKVTISSKGGRVCSAQLKKYRTNDSLPLILFDADSSSFGILFDTEHNRTINTSELYFQPIAGKNDSVQTISMRLYANADSTGKSGKYIEYEYSLAKDYMLGCKINVVGMQDVVASNLNEFSLNWAMKTLTQEKDIKNQRNASTVYFKYLEEDPDYISEMKDETKTLSAKTKWVAFKQQFFTSVIIADDYFDKTGADVTSHNEKTSTKYVKDYSANLTIPYSHKPNESFGMKFYLGPNHFQTLKSYGLHLEKQIPLGWGIFGWVNKFLVIPVFNFLDSFNLSYGIIILCLTLVFKTLLFPVAYKTYVSSAKMRVLKPEIEELGKKFGKEDAMKKQQATMALYKKAGVSPLAGCIPALLQMPILLALFRFFPASIELRQHGFWWVTDLSTYDSVWNFGKLPVIDFIYGDHMSIWAILCTITTLIYTHMNSQLMSNPGQQQMAGMKYMMYIMPVMFLPFLNKFSAGLSYYYTLANLISFGQMFIIRRFVDEKKLHAQIAEHMKKPAKAPSSFQQKLQKRLEDVQKNRNGSSQKKVK; this is encoded by the coding sequence GTGGACAAAAATTCAATCACAGGTATCGTCATCATTTGCGCAATCATGTTCGCATGGATGTGGTATTCTGCTCCGAGCAAAGAACAATTAGAGAAGCAAAAGAAGACGAAGGATTCACTGGAGTTAGTTGAAAAACAAAAGGTAGTCAAAGATACAGTCAGTCGTCAGTTGTTAGTGGATAGTAGCATTACCAATACAAAACAACCGACAACTAACAACGGACAACCAACTACTTCCGATTCTGCAAAGACCGTTGCGCTCAATAATAAATATGATGTCTTTGCTTCAGCCGCAACCGATTCAAATCAATTTTTTACGATTGAAAATGAACTACTGAAAGTCACTATCTCTTCCAAAGGCGGCCGTGTTTGTTCTGCACAGTTGAAAAAATACCGCACGAACGATTCGCTTCCTTTGATTCTTTTTGACGCGGACTCTTCTTCTTTTGGAATTCTTTTTGACACCGAACATAACCGCACCATCAACACCAGCGAATTATATTTTCAACCCATCGCAGGAAAGAATGACAGCGTGCAAACTATTTCCATGCGCTTGTACGCGAATGCTGATAGTACTGGCAAAAGCGGTAAATACATTGAGTATGAATATTCGCTTGCGAAAGACTACATGCTCGGCTGTAAAATAAATGTTGTGGGTATGCAAGATGTGGTTGCATCCAACCTGAATGAGTTCAGTTTGAACTGGGCGATGAAAACGCTTACTCAGGAAAAGGATATCAAGAATCAGCGCAATGCCTCCACCGTGTATTTCAAATATCTGGAAGAAGACCCTGATTATATCAGCGAGATGAAAGATGAAACAAAAACTCTTTCGGCAAAAACAAAATGGGTTGCGTTTAAGCAACAGTTTTTTACTTCGGTAATAATTGCGGATGATTATTTTGACAAAACAGGTGCGGATGTAACTTCTCACAACGAGAAAACATCCACTAAGTATGTAAAAGATTATTCCGCTAATCTCACCATTCCGTATTCTCACAAGCCGAATGAATCTTTCGGAATGAAGTTTTATCTCGGACCCAATCATTTTCAAACGCTTAAGAGTTACGGTCTGCATCTTGAAAAACAAATTCCGCTCGGCTGGGGAATTTTTGGTTGGGTAAACAAGTTTTTAGTGATCCCTGTTTTTAATTTTCTTGACAGTTTCAACCTCAGTTACGGCATTATCATTCTCTGCCTCACGCTTGTTTTCAAAACGCTTTTGTTTCCTGTTGCTTACAAAACGTACGTTTCATCAGCGAAAATGCGCGTGCTGAAGCCGGAGATTGAGGAACTCGGAAAAAAATTCGGCAAAGAAGACGCGATGAAAAAACAGCAGGCAACCATGGCGCTTTACAAAAAAGCAGGGGTGAGTCCGCTGGCTGGATGCATACCTGCACTTTTGCAAATGCCGATTCTTCTTGCGCTGTTCCGTTTTTTTCCAGCGTCCATTGAACTTCGCCAGCATGGGTTCTGGTGGGTGACTGATCTTTCCACATATGATTCAGTTTGGAATTTCGGAAAACTCCCTGTGATTGATTTCATCTATGGCGACCACATGAGCATATGGGCGATTCTCTGCACCATCACCACTTTGATTTACACGCACATGAACAGTCAGCTCATGAGCAACCCCGGTCAGCAGCAAATGGCGGGAATGAAATACATGATGTACATAATGCCTGTGATGTTCCTTCCGTTCCTTAATAAATTTTCTGCCGGGTTGAGTTACTACTACACACTTGCCAATCTGATTTCTTTCGGACAGATGTTTATCATACGCAGGTTTGTGGATGAGAAAAAACTTCACGCGCAGATAGCGGAACACATGAAGAAACCTGCGAAAGCTCCTTCTTCTTTCCAGCAGAAACTACAAAAGCGTTTGGAAGACGTTCAGAAGAACAGAAACGGTTCTTCGCAGAAGAAGGTGAAATAA
- a CDS encoding CTP synthase, whose translation MSSAAKYIFVTGGVTSSLGKGIISSSLAKLLQARGYSVTIQKLDPYINVDPGTMNPYEHGECYVTDDGAETDLDLGHYERFLSVPTSQANNVTTGKIYLNVIEKERRGDYLGKTVQVIPHITDEIKSRIRLLGKTDKYQIVITEIGGTVGDIESHPYVEAVRQMKWEMGKDCLVVHLTLIPYLSTTGELKTKPTQHSVKTLLEYGVQPDVLVCRTEHKLNKDIRNKIALFCNVETESVIEAIDASTIYEVPLLMEKEKLDVVVLNKLHLPVPENIYLDDWKEFLHKLKNPKYEVKIGLIGKYVELKDSYKSISESLIHAGAVNNCRVNVEWIHSEWINEENVSEKLKGLSGIIVAPGFGKRGIEGKISAIRYARENEVPFLGICLGMQCAVIEFARNVMGKSDAHSTEINPSTSNPVIDLLEAQKNITKKGGTMRLGAYPCQLKEDTKAFSVYKEKNISERHRHRYEFTNEYLGDFEKAGMIASGINPEGGLVEIVELKDHPFFIGVQFHPEYKSTVAKPHPLFVGFVSAAVEVGSLKKQVQSH comes from the coding sequence ATGAGTAGTGCTGCAAAATATATTTTCGTTACGGGAGGCGTTACTTCCTCGCTCGGCAAAGGCATTATTTCATCCTCTCTCGCAAAACTTTTACAGGCGCGCGGCTACTCGGTCACCATCCAGAAATTAGATCCTTACATTAACGTTGACCCCGGCACCATGAATCCGTATGAGCACGGAGAATGTTACGTGACGGATGATGGCGCAGAAACCGATTTGGATTTAGGGCACTACGAAAGATTCTTAAGCGTGCCCACTTCACAGGCGAACAATGTTACCACCGGAAAAATTTATCTGAACGTTATTGAGAAAGAGCGCAGAGGAGATTATCTCGGCAAAACCGTGCAGGTGATTCCACACATCACCGATGAAATAAAATCGCGCATCCGCCTGTTGGGAAAAACCGACAAGTATCAAATCGTTATCACAGAAATTGGCGGAACGGTGGGAGATATTGAATCGCATCCGTATGTGGAAGCGGTGCGCCAGATGAAATGGGAAATGGGCAAGGACTGTCTCGTGGTTCACCTCACACTCATTCCTTATTTATCTACCACCGGAGAATTAAAAACGAAGCCGACACAACACTCTGTAAAAACACTTCTTGAATACGGAGTTCAGCCCGATGTTTTAGTTTGCCGAACAGAACATAAACTGAACAAAGACATCCGCAACAAAATTGCGCTCTTCTGCAATGTGGAAACCGAATCGGTGATAGAAGCCATTGACGCAAGCACGATTTACGAAGTGCCGCTTCTGATGGAAAAAGAAAAACTGGATGTGGTGGTGCTGAACAAACTGCACCTGCCCGTTCCTGAAAATATTTATCTCGATGACTGGAAAGAATTTCTGCACAAACTCAAGAATCCGAAGTATGAAGTGAAGATTGGCTTGATTGGAAAATATGTGGAGCTGAAAGATTCTTACAAATCAATTTCCGAATCGCTGATTCATGCGGGCGCAGTGAACAATTGCCGGGTGAATGTGGAGTGGATTCATTCAGAATGGATAAACGAAGAAAATGTTTCTGAAAAACTGAAAGGGCTTTCGGGAATAATTGTTGCGCCTGGTTTTGGCAAGCGCGGAATTGAAGGAAAGATTTCTGCCATCCGCTATGCGAGAGAAAATGAAGTTCCTTTTTTAGGAATTTGTTTAGGAATGCAATGCGCGGTAATTGAATTTGCCCGAAACGTAATGGGAAAATCGGATGCGCACTCTACAGAAATAAATCCTTCCACATCCAATCCTGTGATTGATTTGCTCGAAGCGCAAAAGAACATTACTAAAAAAGGAGGAACCATGCGTTTGGGCGCTTATCCCTGTCAGTTAAAAGAAGACACAAAAGCTTTCAGTGTATACAAAGAGAAGAATATTTCGGAGCGCCATCGCCACCGCTACGAGTTCACCAATGAGTACCTCGGTGATTTTGAAAAAGCCGGAATGATTGCCTCTGGAATAAATCCCGAAGGCGGACTCGTTGAAATTGTTGAACTGAAAGACCACCCGTTTTTTATTGGCGTCCAGTTCCATCCTGAATATAAAAGCACGGTTGCAAAACCTCATCCGCTATTCGTTGGGTTTGTGAGCGCGGCTGTTGAAGTGGGTTCGCTGAAGAAGCAAGTACAGAGTCATTAG
- a CDS encoding c-type cytochrome, which translates to MKTKPIKAIAFTLMGALALAIVFTSSCKKEGPAGPAGADGADGTNGTNGTNGDAVSAADQAAYTAADGNIGGRLYDHLISESNITDTTIRNHPDFFRCKQCHGWDLRGSMGAYINRAPTATRPPVASNDLYVYGKTHNIRQIFDAVKHTGGRVRMGSATDRSYNASMPDYGLMLTDAQIWQIVKFLKNDAHNYSDFYDMSTSGIYPTGTKTFSNIGKGGSKTNGQTIYNSLCKGCHGADGKQIDVYCQGEFMGTFCRSNPHELQHKAKFGMPNDIDHPTCSYAGSMNVFSTITDQNIRDIMVLGQDTLIFPN; encoded by the coding sequence ATGAAAACAAAACCAATCAAAGCAATCGCATTCACGCTGATGGGTGCCCTTGCGCTTGCAATTGTGTTTACAAGCAGTTGCAAAAAAGAAGGACCTGCAGGACCTGCCGGTGCCGATGGCGCTGACGGAACTAACGGAACCAACGGAACCAATGGAGATGCCGTAAGCGCTGCCGATCAAGCCGCTTATACTGCCGCAGATGGTAATATTGGCGGAAGGTTATATGACCATCTTATCAGTGAATCAAACATCACAGATACAACCATAAGAAACCATCCCGATTTTTTCAGATGCAAGCAATGTCACGGATGGGATTTGAGAGGAAGCATGGGCGCTTACATTAACAGAGCCCCAACGGCTACCCGCCCTCCTGTAGCATCCAATGATTTGTATGTTTATGGTAAGACGCACAATATCCGACAAATATTTGACGCAGTTAAACACACCGGAGGAAGAGTAAGAATGGGAAGCGCAACAGACAGATCGTATAATGCAAGCATGCCTGATTATGGATTAATGCTAACCGATGCTCAAATATGGCAGATTGTTAAGTTCCTTAAAAATGACGCTCATAATTATTCTGACTTTTATGATATGTCAACATCAGGAATTTATCCAACAGGCACCAAAACGTTTTCAAATATCGGCAAAGGCGGAAGCAAGACAAACGGACAAACAATTTATAATTCTTTATGTAAAGGATGCCATGGCGCTGACGGCAAACAAATAGATGTTTACTGCCAGGGAGAATTTATGGGAACATTCTGCAGAAGCAACCCGCATGAATTGCAGCACAAAGCCAAATTTGGAATGCCAAATGATATTGACCATCCTACTTGTTCGTATGCCGGTTCAATGAATGTTTTCAGCACAATTACCGATCAGAATATCAGAGACATTATGGTGCTGGGACAAGATACATTAATATTCCCAAATTAA
- a CDS encoding Crp/Fnr family transcriptional regulator translates to MKKKISCKTCSNLHCFIRENLSEKWIDVVDSSKQQLWYNKEQLIIKQGAPVTGMYFIQQGKVKVVANGYMGHEQIVRLATDGHILGHRGLGHDVYPISAVAMETSLVCFLDNATLNNSFMQNPQLPMALMMFYSRELRKMELRMKYLGQMNVREKIAEALLYINSVFGTSPDDGALNLPSCRQEIACLTGTNTDQVTKQLKDFANEKLIVKLKRRIKLINPKGLEKIVRHFGIEELFKQE, encoded by the coding sequence ATGAAAAAGAAAATCAGCTGCAAAACCTGCAGCAACCTTCATTGCTTTATACGGGAAAACCTTTCGGAAAAATGGATTGATGTAGTTGATTCGTCCAAACAACAGTTATGGTATAATAAGGAACAACTTATAATCAAGCAGGGAGCGCCCGTTACCGGAATGTATTTCATCCAGCAGGGAAAAGTAAAGGTGGTGGCAAACGGCTACATGGGGCACGAACAGATAGTGCGCCTCGCCACCGATGGGCATATTCTCGGGCACAGAGGATTAGGGCATGATGTATATCCAATCAGCGCGGTAGCTATGGAAACCTCGCTGGTGTGTTTTTTAGATAATGCCACACTGAACAACTCATTCATGCAAAACCCGCAATTGCCCATGGCGCTCATGATGTTTTATTCCCGCGAACTGCGCAAGATGGAATTAAGAATGAAGTATCTCGGTCAGATGAATGTAAGGGAAAAAATTGCAGAAGCGTTGCTCTATATTAATTCGGTTTTCGGAACCAGCCCCGATGATGGCGCCCTTAACCTCCCTTCATGCCGGCAGGAAATTGCCTGCCTCACCGGCACCAACACCGACCAGGTTACAAAACAACTGAAAGATTTTGCAAACGAAAAGCTAATTGTAAAACTGAAGCGAAGAATCAAGCTGATCAATCCAAAAGGATTAGAAAAAATAGTCCGCCATTTCGGAATAGAAGAATTATTTAAGCAGGAGTGA
- a CDS encoding helix-turn-helix domain-containing protein: MSLHDIIEIKNKLEKDSNFKISRFKEVIKRTSPHKHENYYELIYLSEGAGFHWIDEQKFQINPPEVYIVRGGQLHYWQLTEIPKGYVILFKECFFDYVNQAEMYTLVRRLESTNHIKLNGDPAFHFLFSEIEKEYLSTASASTIITHGYMKALLGKIMQYEKPDNQTLQHQEKYLAFLQLLQTSNLHFRRVKEYAGKLCTTPQNLNAVCRKTCNKSAGEIIHEQLILEAKRLLLHTDKTVKEIAGELNFTDDSNFVKFFKSSCKVSPHQFKERYFH; encoded by the coding sequence ATGAGCCTACATGATATTATTGAGATAAAGAATAAGTTGGAAAAAGATTCCAACTTTAAAATTTCACGCTTTAAAGAAGTAATAAAAAGAACATCGCCTCACAAGCATGAAAACTATTACGAGTTAATATATCTGAGTGAAGGAGCCGGGTTTCACTGGATTGACGAGCAGAAATTTCAAATCAATCCACCCGAAGTATATATTGTCAGAGGAGGGCAACTGCATTATTGGCAGCTGACAGAAATTCCAAAAGGGTATGTTATCCTTTTTAAAGAATGTTTTTTTGATTATGTGAACCAGGCGGAAATGTACACATTGGTCAGAAGGCTTGAATCCACCAATCATATCAAACTTAATGGCGACCCCGCCTTTCATTTTCTTTTTTCGGAAATAGAAAAAGAATACCTCTCAACCGCCAGCGCTTCTACCATCATCACTCATGGGTATATGAAAGCGCTGTTAGGAAAAATCATGCAGTATGAGAAGCCAGATAACCAAACTCTGCAACATCAGGAAAAGTATCTTGCATTCTTACAATTGCTTCAAACATCCAACCTTCACTTCAGGAGAGTAAAAGAGTATGCAGGCAAATTATGCACCACCCCGCAAAACCTGAATGCGGTGTGCCGGAAAACCTGCAATAAAAGTGCAGGTGAAATCATCCATGAGCAATTAATACTTGAAGCAAAAAGATTACTTCTTCATACGGATAAAACCGTAAAAGAAATTGCCGGTGAATTAAATTTCACTGACGATTCCAACTTCGTGAAGTTTTTCAAATCTTCTTGTAAAGTATCTCCCCACCAATTCAAAGAAAGGTATTTTCATTAA
- a CDS encoding NifU family protein: protein METIKNTPVITYAESTPNPSAMKFVANKIIIENSLPLEFLNPSDAKSSPLAAELFKFPFVKSVFISANYITLFKTDAVEWNDVTLELREFLREYLQAHPKAPPQPSPLGRENISSPDGGGQEGAEDLGEASVDHTVPQNEIEQKIIAVLEQYVRPAVEQDGGMIVFHSYKDGVVSLLMRGACSGCPSSAVTLKAGIEALLKKFVPEVKEVRSGL from the coding sequence ATGGAAACAATTAAAAACACACCCGTCATCACGTACGCGGAAAGCACCCCCAATCCTTCTGCCATGAAGTTTGTGGCGAATAAAATAATAATAGAGAATTCTCTTCCGCTGGAATTTCTGAATCCTTCCGATGCAAAATCTTCTCCGCTGGCAGCCGAACTTTTTAAATTCCCTTTCGTGAAAAGTGTTTTCATCTCTGCCAATTACATTACGCTTTTCAAAACCGATGCTGTGGAGTGGAATGATGTTACGCTCGAACTCAGAGAATTTTTGAGAGAGTATTTACAAGCCCACCCCAAAGCCCCACCCCAGCCCTCCCCATTAGGGAGGGAGAATATTTCCTCCCCCGATGGGGGAGGTCAGGAGGGGGCAGAGGATTTAGGTGAGGCTTCCGTTGACCATACCGTACCTCAAAATGAGATTGAACAAAAAATTATTGCTGTGCTGGAACAATATGTGCGCCCTGCGGTGGAGCAGGATGGAGGCATGATTGTTTTCCATTCCTATAAAGATGGCGTGGTTTCTCTCCTGATGCGCGGTGCTTGCAGTGGTTGTCCTTCTTCAGCGGTTACGCTCAAAGCGGGCATTGAAGCTTTGTTAAAGAAATTTGTGCCGGAAGTAAAAGAAGTCCGCTCCGGTTTGTGA